Proteins encoded in a region of the Paenibacillus sp. W2I17 genome:
- the hisF gene encoding imidazole glycerol phosphate synthase subunit HisF, with product MLAKRIIPCLDVKDGRVVKGVNFVNLRDAGDPVELAALYDREGADELVFLDISASVEGRETMEEVVRQTAGEIAIPFTVGGGISKVEDMKRILRAGADKIAVNTAAVLNPQLIADGARRFGSQCIVVAIDAKYNEAWGEWEVYTHGGRKPSGIKALEWVKQAESLGAGEILLTSMDADGTKDGFDLKLTAAVSESVRIPVIASGGAGKESHFYDVFTTGKADAGLAATIFHYKEIAVPALKQHLREQGVEIRD from the coding sequence ATGCTGGCAAAAAGAATCATCCCCTGTCTGGACGTGAAGGACGGCCGGGTCGTCAAAGGCGTCAACTTCGTTAATCTCCGCGATGCGGGTGATCCGGTAGAGCTGGCGGCACTATATGACCGCGAGGGCGCGGACGAATTGGTGTTTCTCGATATCTCCGCTTCGGTAGAAGGTCGCGAAACGATGGAAGAAGTCGTGCGGCAGACGGCAGGCGAGATCGCTATTCCCTTTACGGTAGGTGGTGGCATCTCCAAGGTAGAGGACATGAAGCGGATTCTCCGTGCAGGAGCGGATAAAATCGCAGTGAATACAGCCGCGGTACTTAATCCGCAGTTGATTGCAGATGGTGCACGTCGCTTTGGCTCGCAGTGTATCGTGGTAGCGATCGATGCCAAGTATAACGAAGCTTGGGGCGAGTGGGAAGTCTATACCCATGGTGGACGGAAACCCTCCGGGATCAAGGCGCTGGAATGGGTTAAACAGGCTGAGAGCTTGGGCGCGGGGGAGATTCTTCTCACAAGTATGGACGCGGACGGAACAAAAGACGGCTTTGATCTGAAGCTGACGGCAGCGGTATCCGAATCTGTGCGTATTCCAGTCATCGCATCGGGCGGTGCGGGCAAGGAATCTCATTTCTATGATGTATTTACCACAGGCAAAGCGGACGCAGGGCTAGCCGCAACAATTTTCCATTACAAAGAAATCGCCGTACCGGCGTTAAAACAACATTTGAGAGAACAAGGGGTGGAGATCCGTGACTAA
- the hisA gene encoding 1-(5-phosphoribosyl)-5-[(5-phosphoribosylamino)methylideneamino]imidazole-4-carboxamide isomerase gives MSSFILYPAIDIRDGKCVRLVQGDYNQETVYNDDPVQVALSWEKQGGTYVHLVDLDGAKAGHPVNDELIGRIASAVNVPVQVGGGLRTVADVERLLGLGVSRLIIGTAAIEDRAFTEEVLGRYGDKVAIGIDARNGYVATRGWLETSEVQAEVLAKELAAYGAETFIFTDISRDGMMQGPNVEAIVSLAKASGRTFIASGGVSVMDDLLRLSRHADDGVGGAIVGKALYTGSIDLSEAVRAVNK, from the coding sequence ATGTCATCTTTTATCCTATATCCGGCGATTGATATCCGGGACGGCAAATGTGTAAGACTGGTGCAGGGAGATTATAATCAGGAGACCGTGTATAACGATGACCCGGTTCAAGTGGCTCTCTCCTGGGAGAAGCAAGGTGGTACATACGTTCATCTGGTGGATCTGGATGGTGCGAAAGCAGGACATCCTGTTAACGATGAGCTGATCGGGCGGATTGCCTCGGCTGTGAACGTACCTGTTCAGGTGGGCGGCGGACTTCGTACAGTAGCGGATGTAGAGCGTTTGCTAGGTCTGGGTGTTAGCCGGCTGATTATTGGAACAGCAGCAATTGAGGATCGTGCTTTTACAGAGGAAGTACTGGGACGTTATGGCGACAAAGTGGCAATTGGTATCGACGCTCGGAATGGTTATGTGGCAACCCGCGGATGGCTTGAAACATCGGAAGTGCAAGCAGAGGTACTCGCAAAGGAATTGGCGGCATATGGGGCAGAAACGTTTATCTTTACGGATATTTCCCGTGATGGCATGATGCAGGGTCCTAATGTGGAAGCGATTGTGTCTCTAGCCAAGGCAAGTGGACGGACGTTTATTGCTTCCGGCGGTGTGAGTGTAATGGATGATCTGCTTCGTCTGAGTCGCCACGCGGATGATGGTGTTGGTGGAGCAATTGTGGGTAAAGCACTGTATACAGGAAGCATCGATCTGTCTGAAGCAGTACGTGCGGTCAATAAGTAA
- the hisH gene encoding imidazole glycerol phosphate synthase subunit HisH, giving the protein MAIAIVDYGMGNLHSVGKAVERLGYEALVTGDREEILGADGVILPGVGAFGDAMVHLRESGLNTVVKEAAAGSKPLLGICLGMQLLFSSSEEHGEHEGLDILPGKVVRFAPGELKVPHMGWNRLEFLHAENPLFTGLEAGHVYFVHSYHALTENRDDLLAVTDYGHPVTAIVGRGSNFGMQFHPEKSGELGMKLLGNFLALTGAPVQG; this is encoded by the coding sequence ATGGCGATTGCAATTGTCGATTACGGTATGGGTAACCTGCACAGCGTCGGCAAAGCGGTCGAACGTCTTGGCTACGAAGCGCTGGTCACGGGTGATCGGGAAGAGATTCTTGGCGCAGATGGTGTCATTCTGCCAGGCGTAGGTGCTTTTGGTGATGCAATGGTTCATCTGCGGGAGAGTGGCCTGAATACGGTGGTGAAGGAAGCTGCTGCCGGGTCCAAGCCACTGCTCGGAATCTGTCTGGGGATGCAGTTGTTGTTCAGCTCAAGTGAAGAGCATGGTGAGCATGAGGGACTGGATATTTTGCCAGGTAAAGTGGTGCGATTCGCACCGGGAGAGCTGAAAGTTCCTCATATGGGATGGAACCGTTTGGAATTCTTGCACGCGGAAAATCCGCTATTTACGGGGCTTGAGGCAGGTCACGTCTATTTTGTCCATTCCTATCATGCGCTTACTGAAAACAGGGACGATCTGCTGGCGGTAACGGATTACGGACATCCGGTGACAGCCATTGTAGGCAGAGGATCCAACTTCGGCATGCAATTCCACCCGGAGAAAAGTGGAGAGCTTGGTATGAAGCTGCTCGGCAACTTTTTGGCTCTAACAGGAGCACCTGTACAAGGGTAA
- the hisB gene encoding imidazoleglycerol-phosphate dehydratase HisB codes for MDKQNNGLELENKGAVRQAEVDRKTNETNIQLAFTVDGTGQSTIETDVPFLNHMLDLFTKHGQFDLNVQARGDIDIDDHHTVEDIGICLGQTLREALGDKRGIKRYASVFVPMDEALAQVIIDVSNRPHFEYRAEYPSQQVGSFSTELVHEFLWKLALEARITLHVIVHYGQNTHHMIEAIFKALGRALDEATMIDPRVTGVPSTKGVL; via the coding sequence ATGGATAAGCAAAATAATGGTTTGGAACTTGAAAACAAAGGTGCAGTGCGCCAAGCAGAGGTTGACCGCAAAACTAACGAGACCAATATCCAATTGGCCTTTACTGTAGATGGAACAGGACAATCCACGATTGAAACGGATGTACCCTTCCTGAACCATATGCTGGATCTGTTCACGAAGCACGGACAATTCGACCTGAACGTGCAGGCTCGCGGAGATATCGACATCGATGATCACCACACAGTTGAAGATATCGGAATCTGTCTGGGGCAGACGTTGCGTGAAGCTTTGGGTGACAAACGTGGCATCAAGCGCTATGCCAGTGTTTTTGTACCGATGGACGAGGCGCTCGCTCAAGTCATTATTGATGTGAGTAACCGACCTCACTTTGAATACCGTGCAGAATACCCTTCTCAACAGGTAGGTAGTTTCTCCACGGAGTTGGTGCATGAATTCCTGTGGAAATTGGCGCTGGAAGCTCGGATTACTTTGCATGTCATCGTACATTATGGTCAGAACACCCACCACATGATTGAAGCGATCTTTAAGGCATTGGGACGTGCACTGGATGAAGCAACGATGATTGATCCACGTGTAACGGGTGTGCCTTCCACGAAGGGAGTGCTGTAG
- the hisD gene encoding histidinol dehydrogenase: MKIVPAREFDLKREVEYGTPEQNETVRRIVSDIRREGDTALLRYTEQLDRTKLTAAELRVPQEELQAAYAAVEPSFVTAIRQAAANIRAFHEKQKRNSWMDWQPDGSLLGQVIRPLKRVGVYVPGGKAAYPSSVLMNVIPAQVAGVPEIVLVTPPSTNGGEGINPYILVAAAEAGVSEMYRVGGAQAIAALAYGTESIAPVDKICGPGNIYVALAKREVYGAVDIDSIAGPSEIVVLADDTANPVYVAADLLSQAEHDEMASAILVTNSATLAEAVQGEVHRQLEVLPRRDIAAASVEQYGAIIVVDSIDEGIDVVNRLAPEHLEIMVQEPMAYAGRIENAGAIFLGPYSSEPVGDYFAGPNHIIPTNGTARFSSPVDVDDFIKKSSLIYYSKEALLKNGAAIIELARHEGLEGHARAIAVRLEQEGKAESDNG, translated from the coding sequence ATGAAAATTGTACCTGCACGGGAGTTTGATCTGAAGCGGGAAGTGGAGTATGGCACGCCGGAGCAAAATGAAACGGTACGGCGTATTGTCAGCGACATTCGCCGTGAGGGTGATACGGCACTGCTGCGTTACACGGAGCAGCTGGACCGCACAAAGCTGACTGCCGCGGAGTTGCGCGTGCCGCAGGAAGAGCTGCAGGCGGCTTATGCAGCCGTGGAGCCATCCTTTGTGACGGCGATTCGGCAAGCCGCCGCCAACATTCGTGCGTTTCACGAGAAACAGAAACGCAACTCGTGGATGGATTGGCAGCCGGACGGCAGCCTGCTGGGCCAGGTCATCCGACCGCTGAAGCGGGTCGGAGTCTATGTACCTGGCGGCAAAGCAGCGTATCCATCGTCTGTGCTGATGAATGTGATTCCGGCACAGGTGGCAGGCGTGCCGGAGATTGTTCTCGTGACGCCGCCGTCAACAAACGGTGGCGAAGGTATTAACCCGTACATTCTCGTTGCTGCTGCGGAAGCAGGCGTGAGCGAGATGTATCGGGTTGGCGGCGCTCAAGCCATCGCCGCCCTCGCTTACGGCACGGAGAGCATTGCCCCGGTCGACAAGATCTGTGGACCGGGCAATATTTACGTGGCGCTCGCGAAGCGCGAGGTGTACGGGGCGGTCGATATCGATAGTATCGCCGGGCCGAGTGAGATTGTGGTGCTCGCCGATGATACGGCGAATCCGGTGTACGTCGCCGCCGACCTGTTGTCGCAGGCGGAACATGACGAGATGGCATCGGCCATTCTCGTCACGAATTCGGCCACGCTGGCGGAAGCCGTGCAGGGCGAAGTGCATCGGCAGCTTGAAGTGCTGCCGCGACGTGATATCGCTGCTGCTTCCGTGGAGCAGTATGGCGCGATTATTGTAGTCGATTCCATCGATGAAGGAATCGACGTGGTGAACCGGCTTGCACCGGAGCATCTGGAGATCATGGTGCAGGAGCCGATGGCTTACGCTGGCCGGATCGAAAATGCCGGCGCGATTTTCCTCGGCCCGTACAGCTCGGAGCCGGTGGGGGATTATTTTGCAGGACCCAATCACATTATTCCGACCAATGGCACTGCGCGATTCAGTTCGCCAGTGGACGTGGATGATTTTATCAAAAAATCGAGTCTGATCTATTATAGTAAAGAAGCGCTGCTGAAGAACGGAGCGGCTATTATAGAGTTGGCCCGCCATGAGGGTCTTGAAGGGCATGCCCGTGCAATCGCTGTACGGTTAGAACAGGAAGGAAAGGCGGAATCGGACAATGGATAA
- the hisG gene encoding ATP phosphoribosyltransferase, whose product MSDILKVAMPKGRIYKKASKLFREAGLDIPEDVDDTRRLVIEVPEAGMEFIMAKPVDVPTYVEYGVADIGIVGKDVLLEEDRDVYELLNLGIAQCRMSVIGLPDWKPGIQQRVATKYPRIASQYFREQGQQVEVIKLNGSIELAPLIGLADRIVDLVETGQTLRENGLVEMTGILDITSRLIANRVSYRMKNARIQALCDALQQVIPASNEISAGSFRG is encoded by the coding sequence GTTTCGTGAAGCGGGGCTGGATATTCCAGAAGACGTGGACGATACACGCAGATTGGTCATCGAAGTACCGGAAGCCGGAATGGAATTCATTATGGCGAAGCCAGTAGATGTTCCAACGTATGTGGAGTACGGTGTTGCCGATATCGGAATTGTCGGTAAAGACGTGCTGCTGGAGGAAGATCGGGATGTGTACGAACTGTTGAATCTGGGAATCGCTCAGTGCCGTATGTCTGTGATCGGACTTCCAGACTGGAAGCCAGGCATCCAGCAACGTGTTGCAACGAAGTATCCAAGGATTGCTTCACAGTATTTTCGGGAGCAGGGGCAGCAGGTCGAGGTGATCAAGCTGAATGGTTCCATTGAGCTAGCGCCCCTGATTGGTCTGGCAGACCGGATTGTCGATCTGGTGGAGACAGGTCAGACACTGCGCGAGAACGGATTGGTGGAGATGACAGGCATTCTGGACATCACCAGCCGTCTTATCGCCAATCGGGTAAGTTATCGGATGAAAAATGCACGAATCCAGGCTTTATGTGATGCACTTCAGCAGGTCATACCGGCATCGAATGAGATATCGGCGGGAAGCTTTCGGGGATAA